A window of Daucus carota subsp. sativus chromosome 2, DH1 v3.0, whole genome shotgun sequence genomic DNA:
CAGTGTTGCCTTGAACAAAGATTGTTATGCTTGAGAAATATAAGGGAACCTTCTGATTGGGCGATAATGCTAGTATTGAGTCTTTTTTCATATATGATTATAATCGAATATGACAACTAGGTCCCGAACAAACGTTTCTCGTACATGTAACTCACACTTATAACGCTAAGGCCTAAGGTTACTTAGATCTGTAGGTAGCTAATACAATGAAGTTTTAAATGATCATGGGAGACTAAAGAGGAGTTTGGATGGTAGATGGGAATAGGAAGTGGGAATGGGAATGAGGGATCTAGGAATGAAGGGTATGAGAATGAGTATCCCCCATTAAGTGGGAATGGGGTTCCCATTCCATACCACAAAATGgctaatccaaacaccaacaTATGGGTTTGgggttccgattcccgttaactGGGCTCATTAGCCATGAACTAAACGTCCCCTAATATATATGTCACGACTTGTATTGAGTATGTATATACTTAATGCTTAGATGTTGACATGCTGTGTGCCTATTACATCTCTCTTCTTGTAGTACACATAAGTACAGACCTAGGAATATATTGGAATATCAAATTATATAGTGATTGGAACACCTCTCAAAAGCAGAATGTAGAGATAACACAATACTTGTGTGTATTATAGATCTGTAGGTCATAGAGCTAAACTTTTAGTACTTAAGACTAGGAATTTTGGATTGGTGTGGCAAATGGCATGTCACTAAAGTTTTAAAAAGCTTTTGGCTGCAAAATGAAGTGATTGGGTTAAAAATACTTCTGTGCATTTTCATGTTTAAAGaattaattgtttaaaatttgtagCTGTGGGACAGGACCAATAAATAGGGTATAGGTGACCTTGTGGGCTTATCTGCTAGCTCATGTTTCGAATTTTTATAATGTTTGCAATTGCCATATTTCTTTTACAATCTTACACTATTATAAGCACTAACTCATAGGTTTATTGACATGTCCTTGACTTGAAAGATTAAGGACTGGCATGTGAAACCAAGTATAGGACAGCTGCAGATATTGTTAAGAAAGTTTGTTTTCTGTCATGTTAACGTTTTCTTCTTTAGGTAATTGAGACTGCTCGAATTCGGAAGTTAATTTGTGTGTAGGCAGTGCTGCAAGGAGGCTGCCATTCTTTTAGAATGTTTACTTCCTGAATGTACTTGTGAAGAGGATTTACTAAGGAATATTGATCTCATCTAGTTGTATATATACATTTGCTTTCTGTGATaaagtttattataatttccgTTAGTAATCAGTTATCAGTAAATGctaaatattctttgatctgcTAATCGCTGATAAAATGCTAATTGTTTTTTGTAATCGAAATATATAGGAGTCTGTTGAATAAAGAAATCTGTTAAGAAGTGTTATTGTTGACGTAGCTGTCCTTAAAATGCCTGCCCAGAAGGTTGAAATAGGTCACACAGACACTATCCATGATGTAGTAATGGATTATTATGGGAAGCGTGTGGCAACTGCTTCATCAGATGGCACTATAAAAATTACTGGTGTGAGCAACAATGGCAGTTCACAACATCTTGCTACTTTGACTGGTCATCAAGGCCCTGTTTGGCAAGCTGCTTGGGCACATCCCAAGTTTGGAACAATCCTTGCATCATGTTCCTATGATGGTAGAGTCATACTCTGGAAAGAAGGCAACCCAAACAACTGGACGCAGGCTCATATTTTCAGTGACCATAAATCATCGGTCAACTCTATTGCTTGGGCACCTCATGAGCTTGGCCTTTCCTTGGCTTGTGGATCATCTGATGGGAATATTTCAGTCTTTACAGCCAGAACTGATGGTGGTTGGGACACCACCAGAATTGACCAAGCACATCCTGTCGGAGTAAGCTCAGTAACATGGGCTCCTTCAATGTCTCCTGGTGCTGTCGTTGGATCAGGTATTCTGGATCCTGTTCAGAAGTTAGCTTCTGGTGGCTTTGATAATACTGTGAaggtgtggaagcttgacaatGGAAATTGGAAAACTGACTGCTTACCATCCCTTCAGATGCACAAAGATTGGGTAAGAGATGTAGCGTGGGCGCCTAACTTGGGGCTTCCAAAGTCTACAATGGCTAGTGCTTCCCAGGATGGAACAGTTGTGATATGGAATGTGGCAAAGGAGGGTGACAAATGGGAGGGTAAAGTATTGAATGACTTTAAGATGCCTGTTTGGAGGGTTTCGTGGTCTTTGACAGGAAATTTGTTGGCCGTGGCTGCAGGGGATAATGATGTGACCATGTGGAAAGAAACAGTTGACGGAGATTGGCAACAAGTGCCTATTGACCAATAGATGCTGTTTTTTTTTCTGACTTTCTTTTAAGACTCAGTTTTCCTGTATAACTGTTTGTTTCTGGCTTGGATTCTGTAATAAGTTTTTGCGATGTTATAAGCTTGTCATACTCCGAAGGAAATGAGCattgaattttcatttttatttaactAAACAACATTTCTAATTCTGTTTTCAATGTAGCACTGCTAAAATCTGAGACTCTTCTGTTTGAACTCTAGCTAAAATGATTACTATGTATAGCAGAAGTCAAAATATTGCCTTTCTGAACATTATACATGGTTTCCACCTCTCAAGAAAAATCAGCATTGGCTCTGCATAGCTCTGCAACTCCACACTAGTTTACAGCCGTGGAGAGTGGACATAGACTATGCTGACGAGCAACTTAACCAGGCCCTTGTTCATAAGCACTCGGGTTGTTGGATTTGGGATTATTTCTAGgttgtatgtaatttatatCAATTCCCAtgagtttaataaatataaaaaatacaacTACCCCCTCCCATAATTTCTACCAACATAAAGCCCCAATTGTAATCCTTTTTATGCTAAAAATCATGTTAAATAACTTACATAATCTCTATTACGGATTTTTATGTATCTAAAATGTCTGATATACCAGGAATCAAACAAGTTTATGTACCTAAAATGTCTGATATACCAGGAATCAAACAAATTTCAAGTAAATCTTAACATAAAAATGTTATGTGTTGCTTAATTGGATCCAGACAAGTAGATGACAcgttaaataaatcaaaaatatcaaacaaatttcAAGTAACCTTATGACAcgttaaataaatcaaaaaaatttcaaataaaccTTAATATAAAAAGACAATCTTAATATGTGATGTGTTATCTAATTGGATCCGGATCTGAATGAATAGCTgacacattaaataaatcaagattaaaaaaaaatcaaactgtCTAATTGGAACGAGACCATCCGGACAAGTGGGGAACGAGACCATCCGGACAAGTAATGACACGTTAAATCaatcaaaaggaaaaaaaaaatcaaactgaCAAGATATTAAAAAAGAAGCTGGCCAGCATAAAAAAAAAGGAACTAATTCtattaaactaattttataatatagttataaaagtataaagaatagaaaattctaagaattatataattattaagtgGAATAttctaaaacaaattttataattattaaataaaaaattaacataactaaaattactaaaaaaaaagtaaagtaCTTAAAAATAACATGCACTCCGACTAGGAGCTAATATCTACATCTTAACTCTACTGTCAAGACAACTGAGGGTGACAACTCACAAGTAAAATCATAAATTCGGCCAGAACGAAGGCAACCTTAATAATTATTCAACATGACATTCAAGCAAGAATAGCATCAAGCGATCATCAAGAAGAATATTCTAAAACAAAACTGGACAGAACCATACCTCTAAGAAATCGAAAGCTAAAGCATCAACAATAGTAACTCAGTCATAGACCAAAACAAGGCAGTATGGCACCTGGTCCAACCTTGTATGAAACAAAATCCCGGAGTTCAAATAAAAGGTCTTGTTGCTAAATTTCTTTCCCTATTCAAGTTTAACATAGCACTTCCAGCAAAATCTAGTTTAACAAAGCACTTTGAGCACATATTCCTCCCTTAGGAATTACTAAAAGAGTACAGAGAAACAAACTGATGTACATGTCACTGGAGTAAAACTAAATTACAGAAGATAGTTCAACTCCCATCTCTATTTACAGATCAATGCCCTTTCCAATGTTCTTTATTCCGCAAGATCTCTGAAGCCTTTACTATTTCACAAATTTCTGCATATGCAGCAAATATAGATATGTCAGCAGTATTACCTTTTAATATACTATGCAAATGGAAGACAGACACTTGcaatctctgattcaacaaagaCAGCACTATACAGTAGTCTTACCTCAGCCACAACTGTATATTCATGCAAAAGAAAGGCAAGGTATTTTATATTGATGCTGATAAGAATTGGTGAAATTTCTGTACTTTCCCCCTTTCCTGAATTGGGGATGTGAACGCTTTCTCTCTTTTGTATCTCTTACGACAGAAGAAATCTTCTGTGTCTAGGACATAAGAGATCTGCACCATATCACAACAGAAGGAAAGCCAAATCAGTGGCTGAAAGATAAACCGTACTATGTGTGCTCAATGGTGGGACACTAAAGCAATTAAATTGGTTAGATATATGTACCTTGGATGAGCTGCAAGCCATCTTGCATTCCAAACCATTGCTCACCTCGACACCTTCCATCACCATGCATATAGTGGAAGATTTGGCAGGATCTGCAGACTTGCATTTGTTCCTGCAAATGAGCTTATTAGCACTTCGCACCACACTAGGAGCAATCAGTCTAAAGATAAGATCCCAGATAACTAGATAAATGCTCTTTCTAAGCTTTCATGTTCAGTCTATGACATGGTGCATTCTTTATGTTTAGTTAGACTCTAGATAATACTATGTACTCTGCATGGCAAACAGATAAGAGGAAGACAATATTGTACATTGGCAATATTTTTCCAACCTCAAGGGCAAGACTGTAATAACTGGATCATCTAACTAGGAGCTGAAAACTAATTACCTAGCACAACAAGATAGTCTCACCAGGACTATCTAGAGACAAGTGCACATGATAAAGAAAATCCAGGACAATGGCACCAAAACAGCATAATATTACACTATTTCCAGAACTAGGTATACAAATGAAAACCTTTGGCATAACCAGGAACTAAGTCAGATTTTAAAACATGCTAGAATTATTTTAACAAGTTATGATTCTAATTTTATGCAAACCAAATTAAGGCTATAAATAACACTTAGCACCAATGAATAGGTATAAGGTATAATAGTATTTTGGGGCGGTGGCATCAGCACACCCTCACCAATGTGGCTCTGCAGCCTTGATTGAGGGTTCCTCAAGCTCCCTCCTACCATCCTCACAGCACCCCCTTCTCAACTCCCCCACCCCTGATACAAACATGTACTGAAACCCCTAGAGCTTGTGCACTGACATGACAAAAATATTGGTACCTTCTTAACAGGATGCCAGGCGACTCTTTCTTGTTAGGAACCACAGACAAAAAATCTTTGTGAAAATAAGTTGCAAAATTCGGGTCCACCGACACTGCAACCACCTCAGGCTTTTCATTTCTGTCGTCCATCAACTGTATGCACAACTGGGATGGCTCAGATGTCTACAGTGaaaacaaagaaacaaaaagaagtTAAGCCGACCGGTAAGATATATACAATTGTATTTTCAAGATACACAAGGTAAATTTACAAATATAGATAATGACAGAATAGTTCAGAAGACCTACACATTCGAATCTGTATATGTTTTCATCGTGAAGAAGGACGTGTGCATTCTCATAGTAAACTGAATCAACATATTTCTCCAATCGCCGAGAATTTTCATACTCATATAACTGGAGAAGCTTACTATCCATCTCATCATTAGCAACAGTCTGAAGCTGCAGTAAATTAAAAAACACTTAATGACTATGCTGGAAATTGATGTTTAAAAGACAATTTAGGGTTTTATAGACTGTTTACCTGTTTCACCAGTTTATATATCAACCTGTCCAATGTGAAAAGCACATAAGACTGATTACCGATAATAGCTCGACAATCATCCTCAAATTTCGCATTGTCTGAGGATCCATCAAGTAAATCATATAATGCTTTCATAAATCTGCACAATAGTCCACAATAATCAAACTTCCCAGATTAAAGCCAAAATAATATTCGTAGTTGAATAAGAAGCACAAGGCCACACTTACCTCATATAAGGGTTTGAACCAGTATCTTTCCCGTTTTTCAATCTCATTTCAGCAGAAGATGAAGGTTGTTTAGCAGAAAATAGTCTTTCATACAAAATCTAGCAACACATAATATACATGATTTAGATTAATACAAAATTCAGTGAAATCTTTTAATAATGATTGTAAGCAAACAGTATCTTGGTCAACATAGGGAGTGAAGGAAGAGATGAACTTAACGTTCTTACTTGGTGTAGTCTGAAAAGAACATAAAATGCATCATTTCCATAAAAAAATCGAAATCGTTTCTCATCATCATTTAATGAAGATGCAACATGCTTTGCCAGCGGCTTAGTGGTATTTAGAAAACGTTCAGATGGAGATAATGACGATCCATATCCAGTAAGTACATCATCTAGCCCTTCCGCTTCACACTCACTTTCAGCTTTGCCTTCTTCGTCCTGTTCTCCATCTTCATCCTCTTCATGCTCTTCCCGTGAGCATTCATCAGCAGCAGATTCACTGCCTGAAACATCTACTCCAGCCTCAGAAACATTATCACTGTCCTCATCATCTGCATCTGCATCGTTTTCTCCTCCATCGTGACAAGAGGCATCTTCACCAGTCCCGACCCGACAGTGCGTAGTTGTGATAATCTTCTTTCCATTGTGCAATATATTAGAACCTCCATAGGCAGCAAAGTTGTCCTCCTCGAAATCAGTATGAGGTGACAACTCACCTTCTTCTTTCTCAGTTTTAGAGGGATCAACTGAATCTTCACTGTTTTTCTGTAGATTGGTTCTTTCAGTCGGAGCTCCGTTCACTTTTAGAGCGGATCTTGAATCAGAACTCTGTATATTTATGTACACACACACTGAGAACTCAGTAAACAATACTAGAGACTAAGAGGGACTTAAATTGCAAAAGGTGATTTATCAGAGGATGTCCTACCTCCAATGAAGTTACATCACCTACGTTGCAAGAAATTCCATGACTATTTTCTGCTGCAGGGTTAGTAGGTTTTTGAGTTGCCTCACGGTCTTGAAATAATAGAAAACCAGACAATATTAGACGAAGACCAGCAAACAGCATGCATaagtaaaaatttgaaataaaaaagcaTAATACTTAACACACCTGCAGTAATTTTCATTCCCTGGTCAATAGCATCTGCAGCATCAGAATTGGCTGGATGTTCAGCAGAACTCATAACTCCAACAGATGCAGACGCTTTATGAACACCGCCTGTATAGTTAGGCTCTTTAGGTAGCCCAAATCCATCTTCTTTGACCAATATATCACCATGTAACAAGCTTAGCCTCCCAGTATTTACTTGCTTTGGGGAAGTATTCACATCTGCATTTGGTACAACTTTTGGTAGTTTAGTGCTAATTGCTGCAGCATCAACAACAAGATTTTCCTCTCGTCCTCTGCTACTCGTCCCAGCACTTTTAGTTCCATGGTTCCTCGATGCTGAAGGAACTTCAGAATCTTCAATACCAAGAGGTCGAGAAGGAACACTTAGCAGCGGCTCCAAGAAGGTACACCAAAGCCTCATGGATTTAATTGATTGCTCTTTGGACGTGCATATCTCGTCACATGAATACTTGATCAGTTTGTAGATGTCTTCATGAATACCGGTATCAGTGTATTTAAACACAAGGTTAGGAAATATAGGATGTATGCACCCAGCAGCAATAGAGAGAAGCGCATTATCCTCTTGCTGACTTCTCTCCTTAAGTTCTTTGATCTCAGCCACTAAGGCTGCAAAAGGATGAAATTCATAAATAGAGGAGGTGATGATCAAAACCATAAAAGGCAATTACTATCAAAATGAACTGTCATGCAACATAGTTAAGTCAACCAGGCACTTCTACAGTTCTAACATCACAGGTGTTAGTATAATAATTTCAGTGAAAAAAATTCCATATTTATCTGTCCGTATCCATACTTAACTATACACTAGAGAGTTCTCAGTTAATGGTTCAATACTTGATTGTGCATATTTAAGATAGCCagataaaaaaaagttatgggTACTAATTGCATTTAATACTAAAGAATCAATTCACCAGTCATGGTAGGATGACTTTAAAGTTGATAGAAGGGAAACACCAACCTCATGCGATATGATTGCACGGAAAACGATATATATGAAACTGACTTCATAAATAAgcatattaatatgtaattcaAAGATGTTTTCTGGTTAATGATCTCCATATCAGAGCCAATTATTAAGGATCATATTTACATCTTGTAGTGTGAGCTAAACTGGAAGTTGAACTACATAACAACTAATTACCTATTAGAATTATACAGTTTATATCAACTGCAGGCCAACTAACAATGGCAGTGTGTTTCACTATCAGCACCGCTAGATTTTTTTAAGCATACTTCTTACCTTTCTTGagcaaggaaaaaaaaaaaaaataactgtaCAGCAAGAGCTTCAGGTTAGACATGCAGAAGATTTGTAATCTCCCTTAATTGCTCTTGTGTCTTCTATAATATTTCTGGATATTTATAACATAAACATATTCATAACATCATGTCACTGAAATTTGTGTACTTTATAAAGTTTGATTGATAATATGTGACTGCGCAATATAAATCAGATGGTATCGCCCTTGCTCCGCTTAACGGAGGTTGAGGTTCGAATTTTGTCAAAGACAAGATGGGTGTGTGAGTGTGtttaaatatagaaaataaaaaattcccaGATAAGTCACGACAGGTAAAATCAACTTAAGATGATACTAGGCAAAAGCAAATAACCACGCTTGGACAAGTATTCCTTACATTTTGCGCTCAGGTTCTTTGAGTCTTGTTGCTTGAAGTAAAAACTCCGATGATCAAGTGACTTATAGTGATTCTTAGCATATACCTCAGCCCAAACCTTGTTGAAATCTAAACGACACTTTGACCACTCTTCCAGCTTCATTCTTAGGCGGGTCAACAGTATCTGCACCGAGTGGAGAGGGTTTTTGCGTAGTGTATCCAAAGTATCCAGGCCGTGATCTCCATAAAGACGCTCTATACACCTTAGGTTAAGAGCTAGGAGCAGTAAAAGAtgacaaaaatattaacaaaactGTAACATATGTATTAATTACATTGACAACACAAAATTGTACCCCTAACTAGAAACCTGTGAAGTGGTCTTCTAT
This region includes:
- the LOC108209054 gene encoding paired amphipathic helix protein Sin3-like 2 isoform X2; the encoded protein is MKRARDDLGNSPFKKPFGSTSRVELGQPHNATGGVSGNYGGGSPSEVGVGSSGGSGAAPVQKLTTNDALSYLKEVKEMFQDKREKYDMFLDVMKDFKAQRIDTTGVIARVKELFKGHNNLILGFNTFLPKGYEITIIEEEDDPPKRSVEFEEAIGFVNKIKTRFQDDEKVYKSFLDILNMYRRENKGIDEVYFEVAALFKHHADLLEEFIKFLPDASAVASEHNAKLGRQQLHLYEERGSPLPTVRGAHMDNKQRFQRDKIVAPHMECDRSVDRHELEDNKTMIKLHKEQKKRGDKDIMDRSNRGKEYRDPDHDMHRLSEKRKSARKVENFGGDPVPSPYDDKDALRSLYKQEFSFCDKVKERLDANNYQSFLKCLHIYSTEIVSRSELQGLIADLLGKYPDLMAGFNDFLERCERVDGFLHGVISKKYFWNEGHASKAVKMEDKEKEQRRDLDAAKEKDRFKEKYWGKSIQELDLSNCQRCTPSYRLLPEDYPIPSASQRSELGAQVLNDNWVSVTSGSEDYSFKHMRRNQYEESLFRCEDDRFELDMLLESVSSTVKRMEELLNNISNNSVKFDSQFRIEDHFTALNLRCIERLYGDHGLDTLDTLRKNPLHSVQILLTRLRMKLEEWSKCRLDFNKVWAEVYAKNHYKSLDHRSFYFKQQDSKNLSAKSLVAEIKELKERSQQEDNALLSIAAGCIHPIFPNLVFKYTDTGIHEDIYKLIKYSCDEICTSKEQSIKSMRLWCTFLEPLLSVPSRPLGIEDSEVPSASRNHGTKSAGTSSRGREENLVVDAAAISTKLPKVVPNADVNTSPKQVNTGRLSLLHGDILVKEDGFGLPKEPNYTGGVHKASASVGVMSSAEHPANSDAADAIDQGMKITADREATQKPTNPAAENSHGISCNVGDVTSLESSDSRSALKVNGAPTERTNLQKNSEDSVDPSKTEKEEGELSPHTDFEEDNFAAYGGSNILHNGKKIITTTHCRVGTGEDASCHDGGENDADADDEDSDNVSEAGVDVSGSESAADECSREEHEEDEDGEQDEEGKAESECEAEGLDDVLTGYGSSLSPSERFLNTTKPLAKHVASSLNDDEKRFRFFYGNDAFYVLFRLHQILYERLFSAKQPSSSAEMRLKNGKDTGSNPYMRFMKALYDLLDGSSDNAKFEDDCRAIIGNQSYVLFTLDRLIYKLVKQLQTVANDEMDSKLLQLYEYENSRRLEKYVDSVYYENAHVLLHDENIYRFECTSEPSQLCIQLMDDRNEKPEVVAVSVDPNFATYFHKDFLSVVPNKKESPGILLRRNKCKSADPAKSSTICMVMEGVEVSNGLECKMACSSSKISYVLDTEDFFCRKRYKREKAFTSPIQERGKVQKFHQFLSASI
- the LOC108209054 gene encoding paired amphipathic helix protein Sin3-like 2 isoform X3; amino-acid sequence: MKRARDDLGNSPFKKPFGSTSRVELGQPHNATGGVSGNYGGGSPSEVGVGSSGGSGAAPVQKLTTNDALSYLKEVKEMFQDKREKYDMFLDVMKDFKAQRIDTTGVIARVKELFKGHNNLILGFNTFLPKGYEITIIEEEDDPPKRSVEFEEAIGFVNKIKTRFQDDEKVYKSFLDILNMYRRENKGIDEVYFEVAALFKHHADLLEEFIKFLPDASAVASEHNAKLGRQQLHLYEERGSPLPTVRGAHMDNKQRFQRDKIVAPHMECDRSVDRHELEDNKTMIKLHKEQKKRGDKDIMDRSNRGKEYRDPDHDMHRLSEKRKSARKVENFGGDPVPSPYDDKDALRSLYKQEFSFCDKVKERLDANNYQSFLKCLHIYSTEIVSRSELQGLIADLLGKYPDLMAGFNDFLERCERVDGFLHGVISKTEYFWNEGHASKAVKMEDKEKEQRRDLDAAKEKDRFKEKYWGKSIQELDLSNCQRCTPSYRLLPEDYPIPSASQRSELGAQVLNDNWVSVTSGSEDYSFKHMRRNQYEESLFRCEDDRFELDMLLESVSSTVKRMEELLNNISNNSVKFDSQFRIEDHFTALNLRCIERLYGDHGLDTLDTLRKNPLHSVQILLTRLRMKLEEWSKCRLDFNKVWAEVYAKNHYKSLDHRSFYFKQQDSKNLSAKSLVAEIKELKERSQQEDNALLSIAAGCIHPIFPNLVFKYTDTGIHEDIYKLIKYSCDEICTSKEQSIKSMRLWCTFLEPLLSVPSRPLGIEDSEVPSASRNHGTKSAGTSSRGREENLVVDAAAISTKLPKVVPNADVNTSPKQVNTGRLSLLHGDILVKEDGFGLPKEPNYTGGVHKASASVGVMSSAEHPANSDAADAIDQGMKITAAENSHGISCNVGDVTSLESSDSRSALKVNGAPTERTNLQKNSEDSVDPSKTEKEEGELSPHTDFEEDNFAAYGGSNILHNGKKIITTTHCRVGTGEDASCHDGGENDADADDEDSDNVSEAGVDVSGSESAADECSREEHEEDEDGEQDEEGKAESECEAEGLDDVLTGYGSSLSPSERFLNTTKPLAKHVASSLNDDEKRFRFFYGNDAFYVLFRLHQILYERLFSAKQPSSSAEMRLKNGKDTGSNPYMRFMKALYDLLDGSSDNAKFEDDCRAIIGNQSYVLFTLDRLIYKLVKQLQTVANDEMDSKLLQLYEYENSRRLEKYVDSVYYENAHVLLHDENIYRFECTSEPSQLCIQLMDDRNEKPEVVAVSVDPNFATYFHKDFLSVVPNKKESPGILLRRNKCKSADPAKSSTICMVMEGVEVSNGLECKMACSSSKISYVLDTEDFFCRKRYKREKAFTSPIQERGKVQKFHQFLSASI
- the LOC108209054 gene encoding paired amphipathic helix protein Sin3-like 2 isoform X1, yielding MKRARDDLGNSPFKKPFGSTSRVELGQPHNATGGVSGNYGGGSPSEVGVGSSGGSGAAPVQKLTTNDALSYLKEVKEMFQDKREKYDMFLDVMKDFKAQRIDTTGVIARVKELFKGHNNLILGFNTFLPKGYEITIIEEEDDPPKRSVEFEEAIGFVNKIKTRFQDDEKVYKSFLDILNMYRRENKGIDEVYFEVAALFKHHADLLEEFIKFLPDASAVASEHNAKLGRQQLHLYEERGSPLPTVRGAHMDNKQRFQRDKIVAPHMECDRSVDRHELEDNKTMIKLHKEQKKRGDKDIMDRSNRGKEYRDPDHDMHRLSEKRKSARKVENFGGDPVPSPYDDKDALRSLYKQEFSFCDKVKERLDANNYQSFLKCLHIYSTEIVSRSELQGLIADLLGKYPDLMAGFNDFLERCERVDGFLHGVISKTEYFWNEGHASKAVKMEDKEKEQRRDLDAAKEKDRFKEKYWGKSIQELDLSNCQRCTPSYRLLPEDYPIPSASQRSELGAQVLNDNWVSVTSGSEDYSFKHMRRNQYEESLFRCEDDRFELDMLLESVSSTVKRMEELLNNISNNSVKFDSQFRIEDHFTALNLRCIERLYGDHGLDTLDTLRKNPLHSVQILLTRLRMKLEEWSKCRLDFNKVWAEVYAKNHYKSLDHRSFYFKQQDSKNLSAKSLVAEIKELKERSQQEDNALLSIAAGCIHPIFPNLVFKYTDTGIHEDIYKLIKYSCDEICTSKEQSIKSMRLWCTFLEPLLSVPSRPLGIEDSEVPSASRNHGTKSAGTSSRGREENLVVDAAAISTKLPKVVPNADVNTSPKQVNTGRLSLLHGDILVKEDGFGLPKEPNYTGGVHKASASVGVMSSAEHPANSDAADAIDQGMKITADREATQKPTNPAAENSHGISCNVGDVTSLESSDSRSALKVNGAPTERTNLQKNSEDSVDPSKTEKEEGELSPHTDFEEDNFAAYGGSNILHNGKKIITTTHCRVGTGEDASCHDGGENDADADDEDSDNVSEAGVDVSGSESAADECSREEHEEDEDGEQDEEGKAESECEAEGLDDVLTGYGSSLSPSERFLNTTKPLAKHVASSLNDDEKRFRFFYGNDAFYVLFRLHQILYERLFSAKQPSSSAEMRLKNGKDTGSNPYMRFMKALYDLLDGSSDNAKFEDDCRAIIGNQSYVLFTLDRLIYKLVKQLQTVANDEMDSKLLQLYEYENSRRLEKYVDSVYYENAHVLLHDENIYRFECTSEPSQLCIQLMDDRNEKPEVVAVSVDPNFATYFHKDFLSVVPNKKESPGILLRRNKCKSADPAKSSTICMVMEGVEVSNGLECKMACSSSKISYVLDTEDFFCRKRYKREKAFTSPIQERGKVQKFHQFLSASI
- the LOC108205643 gene encoding protein transport protein SEC13 homolog A, whose amino-acid sequence is MPAQKVEIGHTDTIHDVVMDYYGKRVATASSDGTIKITGVSNNGSSQHLATLTGHQGPVWQAAWAHPKFGTILASCSYDGRVILWKEGNPNNWTQAHIFSDHKSSVNSIAWAPHELGLSLACGSSDGNISVFTARTDGGWDTTRIDQAHPVGVSSVTWAPSMSPGAVVGSGILDPVQKLASGGFDNTVKVWKLDNGNWKTDCLPSLQMHKDWVRDVAWAPNLGLPKSTMASASQDGTVVIWNVAKEGDKWEGKVLNDFKMPVWRVSWSLTGNLLAVAAGDNDVTMWKETVDGDWQQVPIDQ